A single window of Actinomycetota bacterium DNA harbors:
- a CDS encoding TIGR02587 family membrane protein: MSQTAVPSTRDLLLGLARAGGGAVLFSLPMLMTMELWEFGGTLRPWRIATFVALTLPLLVALARYLGFRDTTGLGWADHLADGLVAYAVGVIASAAILTMIGVLHADRSLGEVVGIVAIESVPASIGAAIGRSQITAGVDRARREIEGYGDEILLMGVGAIVLAFNIAPTDEIPLLALQVGTVRALTLFAVSVVLMHAIVYGVGFRGQHRSDAPVWSVFFGFTVAGYGLALLISAYLLWLFGRFDDVPLIVAATQTVVLALPAALGAAAARLLL, from the coding sequence ATGAGCCAGACCGCGGTGCCGTCGACGCGCGACCTGCTTCTGGGCCTCGCGCGTGCCGGCGGTGGGGCGGTGCTGTTCTCGCTCCCGATGCTGATGACCATGGAACTGTGGGAGTTCGGCGGGACGCTACGGCCGTGGCGGATCGCGACGTTCGTGGCGCTGACCCTGCCGTTGCTCGTGGCTCTCGCCCGCTACCTGGGGTTCCGCGACACGACCGGACTCGGGTGGGCCGATCATCTGGCCGACGGCTTGGTGGCCTACGCGGTCGGGGTGATCGCCTCGGCGGCGATCCTCACCATGATCGGTGTGCTGCACGCCGATCGGTCGCTGGGGGAGGTGGTCGGGATCGTCGCGATCGAGTCCGTCCCGGCATCGATCGGCGCAGCGATCGGACGCAGCCAGATCACCGCTGGTGTGGACCGCGCACGACGCGAGATCGAAGGCTACGGCGACGAGATCCTGCTGATGGGGGTCGGGGCGATCGTGCTCGCGTTCAACATCGCCCCCACCGACGAGATCCCTCTCCTGGCGCTCCAGGTCGGAACCGTCCGGGCGCTCACGCTGTTCGCGGTCTCGGTCGTGTTGATGCACGCGATCGTGTACGGGGTGGGCTTCCGCGGCCAGCACCGCTCGGACGCCCCGGTGTGGTCGGTCTTCTTCGGGTTCACGGTCGCCGGGTACGGGCTGGCCCTGCTGATCTCGGCGTACCTGCTGTGGCTGTTCGGACGTTTCGACGACGTGCCGCTGATCGTCGCCGCGACCCAGACCGTGGTGCTGGCGCTCCCCG